From one Humulus lupulus chromosome 8, drHumLupu1.1, whole genome shotgun sequence genomic stretch:
- the LOC133797318 gene encoding protein CTR9 homolog has translation MASVYIPVQNSEEEVRVVLDQLPRDASDILDILKAEQAPLDLWLIIAREYFKQGKLEQFRQILEEGSSPEIDEYYADVKYERIAILNALGAYYSYLGKIETKQREKEEHFILATQYYNKASRIDMHEPSTWVGKGQLLLAKGEVEQAFSAFKIVLDGDRDNVPALLGQACVQFNRGRFSDSLDLYKRALIVYPSCPAAVRLGIGLCRYKLGQLEKARQAFLRVLQLDPENVEALVALAIMDLNTNEATGIRKGMEKMQRAFDIYPYCAMALNYLANHFFFTGQHFLVEQLTETALAVSNHGPTKSHSYYNLARSYHSKGDYEKAGLYYMASVKEVNKPHEFVFPYYGLGQVQLKLGDFKSALSNFEKVLEVYPDNCETLKVLGHIYLQLGQTEKAQEFMRKATKIDPRDAQAFLDLGELLISSDPLAALDALKTARMLLKKGGQETPIEVLNNLGVLHFERGEFELAQQTFREALGDGIWLAFIDGKEKSPPVDASASVLQFKDTHFFQQLEKEGRVVDLPWNKVTALFNMARLLEQLHNSETASTLYRLILFKYPDYIDAYLRLAAIAKTRNNIQLSIELVNDALKVNGKCPNVLSMLGDLELKNDDWVKAKETLRAASEATEGKDSYDTLSLGNWNYFAAVRNEKRNPKLEATHLEKAKELYTKVLAQHSANLYAANGAGVVYAEKGHFDVSKDIFTQVQEAASGSIFVQMPDVWINIAHVYFAQGNFSLAVKMYQNCLRKFFYNTDSQILLYLARTHYEAEQWQDCKKTLLRAIHLAPSNYALRFDAGVVMQKFSALTLQKEKRTADEVRLTVSELGNAVRVFKQLSASAASNLHFYGFDEKKIDTHVEYCKHLLEAARVHLKNAEHEEQKNRHKQEALRQMALAEEARRKAEEQRKFQLERRLREDELKQVRQQEEHFERVKEQWKSSTSSKRRDRTEVDDEEGGHSEKKRRKGGKRRKKDKSSRSRYEADDAEAEMVDDQEEPEYDDSRMNYGEPPAQINDHDDYTEENAHDPLAAAGLEDSDAEEEVAPDSNAIRRRRAFTESDDDEQLERLEMRGSDGEIKEDDKVGEEGEINDED, from the exons ATGGCTTCCGTGTACATCCCAGTTCAGAACTCGGAGGAGGAAGTCAGAGTGGTTCTCGATCAGCTCCCCAGGGACGCTTCTGATATTCTAGACATCCTTAAGGCCGAGCAAGCCCCTCTCGATCTCTGGCTCATTATCGCG aGAGAGTACTTTAAACAAGGAAAACTTGAACAGTTCCGCCAAATCTTGGAGGAAGGGTCCAGTCCTG aaaTTGACGAATACTATGCTGATGTTAAATACGAGAGAATTGCAATCTTGAATGCTTTAGGGGCTTACTATAGTTACCTTGGAAAAATTGAGACTAAGCAAAGAGAAAAGGAGGAACACTTCATTTTGGCAACCCAATACTACAATAAAGCGTCGAGAATCGACATGCATGAGCCTTCTACTTGGGTTGGAAAAG GTCAGCTTTTATTGGCCAAGGGTGAAGTAGAACAAGCATTTTCCGCATTCAAGATTGTTTTGGATGGAGACCGTGATAATGTTCCTGCTCTCTTGGGTCAG GCATGTGTTCAGTTCAACCGTGGACGCTTTTCTGATTCTTTGGACTTGTACAAG AGGGCTCTGATAGTATATCCCAGTTGTCCTGCTGCTGTAAGACTTGGCATAGGTCTCTGTCGTTATAAGTTGGGTCAGCTTGAAAAAGCTCGGCAGGCATTTCTGCGAGTTTTGCAG TTAGATCCAGAAAATGTTGAGGCTCTGGTAGCATTGGCAATTATGGATTTGAATACGAATGAAG CTACTGGAATTAGAAAAGGAATGGAGAAAATGCAGAGAGCTTTTGATATATATCCTTACTGTGCAATGGCACTAAATTACTTAGCAAATCACTTTTTCTTCACGGGCCAACACTTTTTGGTGGAGCAGCTCACTGAAACGGCACTTGCTGTTAGCAACCATGGACCGACAAAGTCACACTCTTACTATAATTTAGCACGCTCATACCATAGcaag GGGGACTATGAAAAGGCTGGACTGTATTACATGGCATCTGTCAAGGAAGTCAATAAACCCCATGAATTCGTATTTCCTTATTATG GATTGGGGCAGGTGCAATTGAAGTTGGGAGATTTTAAAAGTGCATTATCAAATTTTGAAAAGGTTTTAGAGGTTTACCCTGATAATTGTGAGACATTGAAA GTTCTTGGGCACATATATTTGCAACTTGGACAGACAGAGAAGGCACAGGAATTTATGAGAAAAGCTACGAAAATTGATCCACGTGATGCTCAG GCATTTCTTGACCTGGGAGAATTATTGATTTCATCTGACCCCTTAGCTGCTCTAGATGCCCTAAAAACT GCTCGTATGCTTTTGAAAAAGGGAGGTCAAGAAACACCAATTGAAGTGCTCAACAATCTTGGAGTTCTTCATTTTGAAAGGGGGGAATTTGAG CTTGCTCAACAAACTTTCAGGGAGGCATTGGGTGACGGAATATGGCTTGCGTTCATTGATGGTAAAGAAAAATCTCCACCTGTTGATGCCAGCGCTTCCGTTCTCCAGTTCAAGGACACACATTTCTTTCAGCAACTTGAGAAAGAAGGTCGTGTTGTCGACTTACCTTGGAATAAAGTTACAGCACTATTTAATATGGCAAGATTACTTGAGCAATTACATAACTCTGAAACTGCAAGCACATTGTACCGACTAATCTTGTTCAAG TATCCAGACTACATAGATGCTTATCTGAGGCTTGCTGCTATTGCAAAAACTCGAAACAATATTCAATTGAGCATTGAACTG GTCAATGATGCTCTGAAGGTTAATGGAAAGTGCCCAAATGTATTATCGATGCTTGGAGACTTAGAATTGAAGAATGATGATTGGGTCAAGGCAAAAGAGACTTTGCGTGCTGCTAGTGAAGCGACAGAGGGGAAGGATTCCTATGATACACTTTCTCTG GGAAACTGGAACTACTTTGCTGCGGTTCGTAATGAGAAAAGAAATCCTAAGTTGGAAGCCACACatttagaaaaagctaaggaactttACACTAAG GTTCTGGCTCAACATTCTGCCAATTTATATGCTGCCAATGGTGCTGGAGTGGTATATGCAGAAAAGGGTCACTTTGATGTTTCAAAAGATATTTTCAcccag GTTCAAGAAGCTGCAAGTGGAAGCATTTTTGTCCAGATGCCTGATGTCTGGATAAATATAGCACATGTTTATTTTGCTCAGGGAAATTTTTCGTTGGCCGTAAAAATG TATCAAAATTGCCTGAGGAAGTTCTTCTATAACACAGACTCTCAGATTCTTCTCTATTTAGCTCGTACTCACTATGAAGCTGAACAGTGGCAAGACTGCAAAAAGACACTACTGAGAGCCATTCATTTGGCACCTTCAAATTACGCACTGAGGTTTGATGCGGGTGTTGTAATGCAGAAGTTCTCTGCTTTGACACTACAAAAGGAAAAGAGAACGGCAGATGAG GTCCGCTTAACAGTTTCAGAGCTTGGAAATGCTGTTCGTGTATTTAAACAGTTGTCTGCTTCTGCTGCTTCAAAccttcacttttatgggtttgaTGAAAAGAAAATTGACACTCATGTTGAGTACTGTAAGCACTTGCTTGAAGCTGCAAGAGTTCACTTAAAAAATGCTGAACATGAAGAGCAGAAGAATCGGCATAAACAAGAAGCTCTTCGGCAAATGGCATTGGCTGAGGAAGCTCGTCGCAAGGCTGAAGAACAAAGGAAATTTCAG TTGGAAAGGAGATTGCGAGAGGATGAACTGAAGCAGGTGAGGCAGCAGGAGGAGCATTTTGAGCGAGTAAAG GAGCAATGGAAGAGCAGCACATCTTCTAAGCGAAGGGATAGGACAGAGGTCGATGATGAGGAGGGTGGTCATAGtgaaaagaaaaggagaaaggGTGGAAAGAGGAGAAAGAAGGACAAGAGCTCAAGGTCACGTTATGAAGCAGATGACGCAGAAGCAGAGATGGTGGATGATCAAGAAGAACCGGAATATGATGACTCCAGAATGAATTATGGGGAGCCCCCTGCTCAGATAAATGACCATGATGATTATACAGAAGAGAACGCTCACGATCCTCTTGCAGCAGCAGGGCTAGAAGATTCTGATGCTGAGGAAGAG GTTGCACCTGATTCGAATGCAATTCGGAGGAGACGGGCATTTACCGAATCCGATGACGACGAGCAATTAGAGAGGCTAGAGATGCGGGGGAGCGATGGTGAGATCAAAGAAGATGATAAGGTGGGTGAAGAAGGTGAAATTAACGACGAGGATTGA